Below is a genomic region from Mus caroli chromosome 13, CAROLI_EIJ_v1.1, whole genome shotgun sequence.
aagtaaagaattaaaaaaacaaaacagaaaccaaacacaaaGAGAGCAGGTTTGGGCCAGCAGTCCCACCAGCCCTTGCTCACAGGCCAGCCCAGCAGTCCCACCAGTCCTTGGTTCACAGGCCAGCCCAGCCCTGGGCTCTGAGTGCAGGCAGCATAGCACCAGGAAGTGGCTCTGCCAAGGTCCTCACAGGCCCCAGCACAGCATGGCGTCCATTCAGCTTTTGGTTGGTCAGGGTAGTGGGAGCAGGACAGGTCAAGACAGGTGGCAGGGCACGTCAGAACTACATCTGCAGCTTGAGCTGGGACCTTGAGGTGACCTGGAGACGTCAACGTGGGCAGGgctgagagggaagaagagggtaaGATCACAGTGAGTACCAGGCCCTCTCTCCTCGCCCCCGATGGCCTTGCTGGTTCTGCCCAGCCCTGCTGCATCTGGGTCTGGGGAAGTGGTAATATGCAGTGTTAGCTTCGTTTCTTGGGCTAAAAACAAGCGACAGATTTCCCAAATGGAAATAGGAGAAACAGGAAAATTTTCAggagaaaatgaagtttaaaactgTGAGGGATAGAGTCCCAGTTCTGAGGTTCTGTCAATATAAGGGACAGTCCTTAAGAAAACGAAGGCCCTTCCTGCAGCACCCCTGTGCAGGTCAGGGCTGAGTAAGAACTCGGTAGCACTTACAGGTGCTAGTGGAGGCTAACCCTGGATTCAGACTCCTGCTCAGGTTCAAGGAGATAGCCTGGGCTGGGTTCCGAGGCTGTGTCAGCACTGTGGCCTCCTAGAGCTTCCTGGAAAATGATGGAATGGCTCCAGGATGTACACtcgtgagggtggggaggagggcagtggCCTTCCTGTCTTGGAAGAGATTAGCTAAAATAGAAGATGGCTGGATTAGGTTTCTCAGGAGACCAGTGATTGGGTTTATGTGAGGTGTGACCCTTTATCTCTTCATAGAGGCAGCAGATGGGGTCTTTGTTGTTCCTTACTCTTGTGGTGATGGGAAAGAAAGGTCAGAGATACCTTATCTCTAGAAGCTACCCTTGGGGTGTGGTTATCCTGGTGGCAAAGAATCAGTCTCCTCAAAGCACAGGAGCCTGAGGTGGCTCTGAAGAAAGTAGCTTTAACTTGGAGGCAACATATGCATAGCACAGGGAGCCTCAACTCTGGAGGCTGCCCTGGCTTCAGGCCTCTGTACTGCCCTGGGGGAGTTATTCAGATTCCAGAAAGCTTACTGCTTCAACCCAGAGATAAATTTTTAAAGGACACAGGAACATAGTGTCAGGTGGGGACCTCAAGAGTATGTGTACACAGGTCAGAGCTCCCATTGTACTAAGGGCAGTTATGCAGTTCTCAGACAAAAAAATTCCTGATGCAGATACACAGCACAAAGTTAAGACACGgaactgtggggctggagagatggctcagaggttaagagcactagctgctcttccaaaggaatttgttcaattcccagtacccacatggcagcttacaactatctgtaacttggAATTGGACACCCTCTCACAGACAAACACACCGGTGAAACACCAATAACacgtaaataaaaatacatagttaaaaaaaaagggggtgggtaGGGGTTGGCTTAGCAGTCAGGAGCACtactcttcctgaggtcctgattcacttctcaacaaccacatggtggctcacaaccatctgtaacaggatctgttgccctcttctggcatgcaggtgtatatgcCTCATCAGCACCTCCGTGATTTATCAATGGCCTGCCACTGTCCCCTCAGGGCTGGACTCTATGCTGCTTCAGGTGGAAGGGATAGCCTGCACTGAGGAAACAAGTGGGTAAGCCCACTGCCCAAGCATGGAGCAACTCCATGAAGTCTGCTGTTGCCAGGATGCTCTGGGAGACTGAGCCCCAGTTCTGACAGCCCAGGAAGCTGACCttcaggagaagcagcagcaagaTTCAGGGAAGGGCAAAACCAGGGAGGACTGATGGAAGAGCAGAGGCCTTGGTGAGGGAACACACAGAAGGGTAGGGCGCAGAGCATCAGCAACTGAATCTGGAGATGTGGTTGCTATATAGGGGCAGAAAGCAGGGCCAGCAAGCCCTGAGCCCAAATCCCTAGTGTCATCATACAGAATGGTTTAGAGGGGCACAGAGCATGGAAGGAAGTGGGTGCTGGTGATAGCTGGGGTCTCTACCTCACTGAGCTGTGCTAGGAGTGGTTTTCTTGAGGCTGAAGTTGGTCCAGTTCACAGCAACTTTCTGACGAGTTTGCTTTGCAGAATCCAAACAGAACCTATTGGGTTTTGGAAATATGGGGAAAACACAGTAAGTTCTTTCCTGTCCTTACTGGACCCCACCTCTGGACAAAACACATCCCATTTACTCAGAAACCAGCTGGAAGCCTAGAGTGATACACTGTATCCCAACACTCATGACTGccttgagtttgagggcagcctgggttatttggcaaaactctttaaaaaaaaaaaagaaaggagttgGCTCTAAACAGCCACTGTGGCTTCCCAGTGTCTGCCGGGGTTTGACAGGCTTGGGAAGTACTGTCCATGAGGCCAGGGGACAACGCATGCAGACAGCTGCCGTGAGATACACTGGCCATCATCTCTCCCTCACCCTTGCTGTACTGAGCTGGCTGCTTCTCCCTCAGACATCTGTATATGGTGCCCACTGTTACAGACACCTTCCAGCATCCCTGCTGAGCTCAGCTCAGTCCCAGCTCCCCAGAAAAGCGCCCTCCAGCCCCCAGGCTGGTCTGAAGGCTTCCCACAGGTGGCCTCATCACACCATTATGCTTGTAATGGCACCAATCGCTGGACCGTGTATTTCTTTTTGCGTCTTGACTCTGCCTAGAGCTTGGCCCACTAGAACAGAAGAAGTACTAGCAAAATACCAGCACTAGGGatggatctccgtgagtttgatgccagcctagtTTATGTAAAGAGTTCTTGAGCAACCCTGAAGCCCTGCTCCTGGGTGGTGACATGGCTCCTTCACCTTATCCTTGCACTTTCCCAGGTGATCGTCTTGCCAAGTGGCTCCCTGGGTTCAGGCTATGTGGAAGGGCCTGAAAGGACAGTGAGGAACCCCGTGGATCTTCTACGGCTTAAGACACAATATGGGGCTTGGGCAGAACATAAGTACCCCTCAGCTGGGAAAAGCAGGCAGCACACACCTACCTCTTGAAGTACTCCACCTCTCGGTCTGTCTCATCCATCTCCACCCCATCCAAGTCTTTGGGCAGGAACACATCGTCTAGGAAGACACAGCCAGGAGGGCTCAGTGCCTATGGCCAGACCTCTGGGGTCATGCTGGGACTGCCCTCCACCCCATGGCTTGGTTGGAGTGGGGGTTCAGCCACTTGGTTCCTGGTGCACTCACCCAAGGAGGAGGCTGACTTCTCCTGCTTGTTTCGGCTCCGGCGGCTGCGGCCCTTGCCCTGGGACAAGCTCTGTGGCCTTGCTGGACCAGGGGTCTGCTCAGATTCCTGCTCCAGAGTCCGTGCCTTGGCCCCACCTGGCCAATTCTGCCAGGAACTACCCTTCTTGTCAGTTTTGGGGCTGTCAGCCTGAATTGGTCCTGGCCGGCTCCCCCGACTGCCCTCTCCAGGTTCTGCACCACTGGCCCCTTTGGCAGGCTCTGAGCCCTTGCCGGGCTGCTTGGGGCTCGATACCTGGCTTTGGGCAGCAGAAGCCTCTGGATTGGCTGGGGGCCAGGGGGCTGGACTTGCCAAGGTCTTTTTGGCTTGACTTCCCTGTCTCTTGCTCTTTCTTGGCTTTCCACCTGTGGCCACAGGCTCAGATAATTCCTGTTTGCAACTGGGAACTTCCTTTGAACTTTCCTCAGAGCTTGGGTTGCCTGGCTTGGGTGTCTTGACCCAGATCACCCTGGACAGGTTGGGCACAGTGTTGAGTCTTCTCACAAGCCCATTCTCAGGGATACCAGGAGGTGGGCCCCTCACCTCTGTCCATGGTGGTGGGTGAGGGTCTCTCCTTTCTGCCCAAGGTGGGACTGGCTCACTTGGAGCCTGTAACGTGTGGCTCTGAGAGGAACCCAAGGTCAAAGGGGACAGGTCAAGGTTGATGTCAGGCTGTTTCTGAGAGGAGCCACTGAGGTCTGAAGGGGTGAGGGTCTGAGCTTCCACAGTCCCCTCCTTAAACCCACTGCTCTCCACGCTGAGCTCACACATACTCAGGCTGGCACAGAGGGAGTCCTTGACGGTGCTCTTGATCTCCTGCAAGCGGCTGCTCAAGAAGCTATTGACGCGGTCCAGTTCCTGGTCAGGCCACTCTAGGAGCCTCTCCCTGGCAGGCCTTAGCTCCTGGCTTCCCAAACCACGATTCACCTGCTTCAGAGCTTCTGTGGCCAACCGGGCCTTCTCTTTTTCCTGCAATAGAAGACACAGTTTCAGCAGAGGTCTGCTATGGATCAAGTATAATGTGAAACATCCAGTTGGGACCTAGCTTTGACACTTGCTGAAGACAGAGACTCACGATCTTCATATATTCCTCAACCCTGCAGGGATGAGGGGGTGATGAAAGCAGACAGGTATCAAGTTTTAGGGGTAGAAGTACAAATATGCTCCTGAGGGTAGCTTTGGACAGTTTATTCACTATGGGTCTGTGTCAGCTCTAGGGTCTAAGAGGGCTAGGATCTGCTTCCTGAGGATGGGTTAGTATGAGCTTGAGTAATTTGTTTACTTCCCAGTTAGGCCCCAGTGGACTCATCTACAAAGTAGAGACAGTAATTGTGGACTAAAGAACAAAGTGGGGATGCATGGCTGTGGAGCAGTCTCTTCAACTCTGTAGGTGGCAGGGAGATGTGTTATTATGCAGTCTTAAAGGAAAAATGCTGTAGGAGCTGAGATGCTCCGAGTAAGTGGCTGACTGTGAGTGTCCTCTTGATGCTGCCTTACTGAAGAGGGGCATCTCTTGAAAGGTCTCTCACTGCTCAGCCAGCTCCACACATTGCAGCCCACATCTCAATGTGTCCTACAGCATACCATGATTAGTGACAGACAGGGCCCTCACCACAAGGTATATAAAAGCAGCTCCTGAGCCCTAAAGACTGGCAGGTTCTGTAAATCCTCTTCAACAGACTTGAATCAGGAGAATAGAAATCCATCTGTGGGCTGAGCTATCCAAATTTCTGTACCTAAACCCAAGGTGCCAGGAGGCTAGCAGAGCCCAGAAGTCAGCTAGGGAGACTATGGTGAAGTCCCACCTCACGAGTTTGCAGGTGACTTGCAGATTGAGGGAGAGACAAAGGAAACTGAATCTGGGGAGAGAAgccttgcctccacctctgaaTCACCTTAGAGAGAACGCTCTTCGGCCCCAGTGGGCAGCCATGTAACCTC
It encodes:
- the Fam193b gene encoding protein FAM193B isoform X4 gives rise to the protein MQRPDEDEAWRKMRLALQTLHRAAGDSGRLVQPEGMALDSLLVESLELCMFPLPPASLCRLVACCVTASAKAGKKALHKMDWCCRASECPMAAATATHPSGPCQSPHPPSTSMPLLKMPPPLSGCSHPCSGHCSGHCGGPLLPPPSSQPLPSTHSRDPGCKGHKFAHSGLACEADEGLGEEEDSSSERSSCTSSSTHPRDGKFCDCCYCEFFGHNAPLAAPTSRNYTEIREKLRSRLTRRKEELPMKGGTLGGIPGEPAVDHRDVDELLEFINSTEPKVPNSARAAKRARHKLKKKEKEKARLATEALKQVNRGLGSQELRPARERLLEWPDQELDRVNSFLSSRLQEIKSTVKDSLCASLSMCELSVESSGFKEGTVEAQTLTPSDLSGSSQKQPDINLDLSPLTLGSSQSHTLQAPSEPVPPWAERRDPHPPPWTEVRGPPPGIPENGLVRRLNTVPNLSRVIWVKTPKPGNPSSEESSKEVPSCKQELSEPVATGGKPRKSKRQGSQAKKTLASPAPWPPANPEASAAQSQVSSPKQPGKGSEPAKGASGAEPGEGSRGSRPGPIQADSPKTDKKGSSWQNWPGGAKARTLEQESEQTPGPARPQSLSQGKGRSRRSRNKQEKSASSLDDVFLPKDLDGVEMDETDREVEYFKRFCLDSAKQTRQKVAVNWTNFSLKKTTPSTAQ
- the Fam193b gene encoding protein FAM193B isoform X5 — encoded protein: MQWRSPCHIHPANHSLVGVTLIHPRPLHHPHLPPPLPAMGTQGTGIPARSCQHISSQASGIPHTPAGLCQAAHLGVLLPSLASECPMAAATATHPSGPCQSPHPPSTSMPLLKMPPPLSGCSHPCSGHCSGHCGGPLLPPPSSQPLPSTHSRDPGCKGHKFAHSGLACEADEGLGEEEDSSSERSSCTSSSTHPRDGKFCDCCYCEFFGHNAPLAAPTSRNYTEIREKLRSRLTRRKEELPMKGGTLGGIPGEPAVDHRDVDELLEFINSTEPKVPNSARAAKRARHKLKKKEKEKARLATEALKQVNRGLGSQELRPARERLLEWPDQELDRVNSFLSSRLQEIKSTVKDSLCASLSMCELSVESSGFKEGTVEAQTLTPSDLSGSSQKQPDINLDLSPLTLGSSQSHTLQAPSEPVPPWAERRDPHPPPWTEVRGPPPGIPENGLVRRLNTVPNLSRVIWVKTPKPGNPSSEESSKEVPSCKQELSEPVATGGKPRKSKRQGSQAKKTLASPAPWPPANPEASAAQSQVSSPKQPGKGSEPAKGASGAEPGEGSRGSRPGPIQADSPKTDKKGSSWQNWPGGAKARTLEQESEQTPGPARPQSLSQGKGRSRRSRNKQEKSASSLDDVFLPKDLDGVEMDETDREVEYFKRFCLDSAKQTRQKVAVNWTNFSLKKTTPSTAQ
- the Fam193b gene encoding protein FAM193B isoform X3, translating into MPKLVKNLLGEMPLWVCQSCRKSMEEEERQTGGDHAVAISLSHTSCKSQSCGGDSHSSSSSSSSSSSSSSSCHGNSGDWDPSSFLSAHKLSGLWNSPHSSGAVPGSSLGSSPAIPGEAFPVSEHHQHSDLTAPPNSPTGPPPHPASLIPSHPGSFSSASYPPPLPTTPAAPFPPQASECPMAAATATHPSGPCQSPHPPSTSMPLLKMPPPLSGCSHPCSGHCSGHCGGPLLPPPSSQPLPSTHSRDPGCKGHKFAHSGLACEADEGLGEEEDSSSERSSCTSSSTHPRDGKFCDCCYCEFFGHNAPLAAPTSRNYTEIREKLRSRLTRRKEELPMKGGTLGGIPGEPAVDHRDVDELLEFINSTEPKVPNSARAAKRARHKLKKKEKEKARLATEALKQVNRGLGSQELRPARERLLEWPDQELDRVNSFLSSRLQEIKSTVKDSLCASLSMCELSVESSGFKEGTVEAQTLTPSDLSGSSQKQPDINLDLSPLTLGSSQSHTLQAPSEPVPPWAERRDPHPPPWTEVRGPPPGIPENGLVRRLNTVPNLSRVIWVKTPKPGNPSSEESSKEVPSCKQELSEPVATGGKPRKSKRQGSQAKKTLASPAPWPPANPEASAAQSQVSSPKQPGKGSEPAKGASGAEPGEGSRGSRPGPIQADSPKTDKKGSSWQNWPGGAKARTLEQESEQTPGPARPQSLSQGKGRSRRSRNKQEKSASSLDDVFLPKDLDGVEMDETDREVEYFKRFCLDSAKQTRQKVAVNWTNFSLKKTTPSTAQ